A region of Gracilinanus agilis isolate LMUSP501 chromosome 3, AgileGrace, whole genome shotgun sequence DNA encodes the following proteins:
- the LOC123238680 gene encoding olfactory receptor 51I2-like, whose amino-acid sequence MERFLNNDSGLPPFILTGFTGFEDSQQWIFLLFGALYSVSIVGNCLILFIVKEEESLHQPMYYFLAVLSVNDLGVSLSTLPTVMATFCFHAREIAFEACMAQMFFIHFFSWTESGILLAMSFDRYVAICNPLRYSTILTDARVAQMNLAVVLRSFFMVFPLPFLLKRLPFCKANILSHAYCLHPDLIHLPCGDSTPNSIYGLCIVVSAFGLDSALILLSYVLILRSVLAIASREERLKTLNTCVSHICAVLIFYVPMVGVSMAHRFGKNSLPHLNTVMSVIYLFVPPMLNPVIYSIKTKEIRWRIIRIFSASSSVQRELG is encoded by the coding sequence ATGGAAAGGTTCCTCAACAATGACTCTGGTTTACCCCCTTTCATACTAACTGGCTTCACAGGATTTGAGGATTCTCAGCAGTGGATATTCCTACTATTTGGTGCCCTCTATTCTGTTTCCATTGTGGGTAATTGCCTGATCCTTTTCATtgttaaggaagaagaaagtctTCACCAGCCTATGTACTACTTCCTTGCTGTGTTGTCGGTCAATGACCTTGGTGTGTCACTGTCCACATTGCCCACTGTGATGGCCACCTTCTGCTTCCATGCCAGAGAGATTGCCTTTGAGGCCTGTATGGCCCAAATGTTCTTTATCCATTTCTTCTCCTGGACAGAGTCAGGAATCCTTCTTGCAATGAGCTTTGACCGCTATGTAGCCATCTGTAACCCACTACGGTACTCTACCATTCTCACTGATGCTCGAGTTGCCCAAATGAATCTGGCGGTTGTACTCCGAAGCTTCTTTATGGTTTTCCCACTTCCCTTCCTCCTGAAGCGTCTACCATTCTGCAAAGCCAACATCTTGTCCCATGCTTACTGCCTTCACCCAGATCTGATCCACCTGCCCTGTGGGGACAGCACTCCAAACAGCATCTATGGCCTCTGTATTGTGGTTTCTGCTTTTGGTCTGGACTCTGCCCTCATCCTGCTTTCCTATGTGCTCATTCTCCGCTCTGTACTAGCAATTGCCTCCCGGGAAGAGCGACTTAAGACACTCAACACGTGTGTGTCCCATATTTGTGCTGTTCTCATTTTTTATGTGCCTATGGTGGGTGTGTCCATGGCCCATCGCTTTGGAAAGAATTCCCTTCCACATTTAAACACAGTCATGTCCGTCATCTACCTCTTTGTCCCTCCCATGCTCAATCCTGTTATCTACTCCATCAAAACCAAAGAGATTCGCTGGCGAATCATCAGGATTTTCTCAGCATCAAGTTCTGTTCAGAGAGAGCTAGGATAA
- the LOC123241122 gene encoding olfactory receptor 51I2-like, whose product MGVLINATLSPLPFYLTGIPGLEAQHGWLSIPFFAMYVVAIVGNTLILAVVQAESSLHEPMYLFLSMLAITEVGVSVSTLPTVMGILWFDAREISMGGCLAQMFFIHTFSCMESGVLLAMSYDRYVAIYNPLRYTTILTLPRIVAMGLAITLKSVTFMAPLPFLLQRLPFCHANVLSHSYCLHSDLIQLPCADTTINSILGLSIVLASFGLDSLLIVFSYALILRTVLGIASKEGRLKALNTCASHICAVLLYYVPMIGVSVMHRAAKHASPIAHTLMSSAYLFVPPVLNPIIYSVKTKPIRKGILSLFSRKRVLP is encoded by the coding sequence ATGGGAGTCCTGATTAATGCCACTCTTTCCCCTTTACCGTTTTACTTGACGGGCATCCCGGGGCTAGAAGCACAGCatggctggctctctatccccttcTTTGCCATGTATGTGGTGGCGATCGTGGGCAACACTTTGATTCTGGCAGTGGTGCAAGCAGAGTCCTCTCTACACGAACCCATGTACCTTTTCTTATCCATGCTGGCCATCACCGAAGTAGGTGTTTCTGTCTCCACATTGCCCACTGTAATGGGCATCCTCTGGTTTGATGCTCGTGAGATAAGCATGGGAGGCTGCCTGGCTCAAATGTTCTTTATTCATACTTTCTCCTGCATGGAATCTGGCGTCCTACTAGCCATGAGTTATGATCGCTACGTTGCCATCTACAACCCACTGCGTTATACAACCATTCTGACTCTGCCTCGAATTGTCGCCATGGGATTGGCCATCACATTGAAGAGTGTGACATTCATGGCCCCACTGCCGTTCCTCCTGCAACGCCTGCCCTTCTGCCACGCCAATGTCCTCTCCCATTCCTACTGCCTCCACTCAGACCTGATCCAGTTACCGTGTGCCGACACCACCATCAACAGCATCCTGGGCTTGTCCATTGTCCTGGCCTCCTTTGGGCTAGACTCATTGCTCATAGTGTTCTCATATGCCTTAATCCTTCGGACGGTACTGGGCATTGCCTCCAAGGAGGGGCGACTAAAGGCTCTCAATACCTGTGCCTCACACATCTGTGCTGTACTGCTATACTACGTGCCTATGATAGGAGTTTCTGTGATGCATCGGGCTGCCAAGCATGCATCACCCATTGCCCACACCCTCATGTCCAGTGCTTACCTATTTGTGCCCCCTGTGCTGAACCCTATCATCTATAGTGTCAAGACCAAACCCATTCGCAAGGGAATACTTTCCCTCTTCTCCAGGAAGAGGGTCCTGCCCTAA